A single Oryza brachyantha chromosome 8, ObraRS2, whole genome shotgun sequence DNA region contains:
- the LOC102699706 gene encoding phosphatidylinositol/phosphatidylcholine transfer protein SFH6 produces the protein MSVSHAEDIEISLCDGNSEDERRRRKIGSLRRKAIHAIKKRGRRRVDCRFPPAISIEDVRDAEEERAVAAFHDRLAAHGLLSDKHDDYHMMLRFLKARKFDMDKAMQMWAEMLKWRKEFGADTILEDFDFHELDEVLCYYPQGYHGVDREGRPVYIERLGKVDPNKLMQITSVDRYIKYHVQEFERAFRERFPACTLAAKRHIDSTTTILDVQGVGFKNFSKTARELVHRMQKIDSDYYPETLHQMFVVNAGSGFKLIWNSVKGFLDPKTSSKIHVLGSNYQSRLLEVIDSSELPEFLGGSCTCSDKGGCLGSNKGPWNDPFILKLIHNLEAGCIRETKPVSDGEERSSSSLHLEQLKWQGLISDISNAESGSDVDDFGSFFQKSADYGCLTPVHEEVKGTDTSTYYSCDDQNLRDITPESCRRVQTAGMVQKQLADNRQPSTNQNPHDSGNNVFNFGGAIALTGLENFIKAVVTTFIKLLSFFCIFISRPVRRLENVHSSAIPVRAEECPQPRSIRDDDMTACLQRLDNLESLCSHLASRPPEIPKEKEHMLLNSFERIKCIEADLERTKRALHATVVKQKSLVETLEAVQESSRVRKRLFCS, from the exons ATGTCAG TGAGCCATGCGGAGGACATCGAGATATCGCTGTGCGACGGCAACTCCGaggacgagcggcggcggcggaagatCGGGTCTTTGCGCCGGAAGGCCATCCACGCGATCAAGaagcgcggccggcgccgcgtcGACTGCCGCTTCCCGCCCGCCATCTCCATCGAGGACGTCCgcgacgccgaggaggagcgcgccgtcgccgccttccacgaccgcctcgccgcgcaTGGCCTCCTCTCCGACAAGCACGACGACTACCACATGATGCTAAG GTTCTTGAAGGCCAGGAAGTTTGATATGGACAAGGCAATGCAGATGTGGGCAGAGATGTTGAAATGGAGGAAAGAGTTTGGAGCTGACACAATCCTTGAG GATTTTGATTTTCATGAACTGGATGAAGTCCTCTGCTACTACCCTCAGGGCTACCACGGTGTAGACCGGGAGGGCCGCCCAGTGTACATCGAGAGGCTTGGGAAGGTCGACCCGAACAAGCTCATGCAGATCACCTCGGTGGACCGCTACATCAAGTACCATGTTCAGGAGTTTGAGAGGGCCTTCAGGGAGAGGTTTCCTGCCTGCACATTGGCAGCCAAGAGGCACATTgattccaccaccaccatcttgGATGTTCAAGGGGTG GGGTTCAAGAATTTCTCCAAGACTGCAAGGGAGCTTGTGCACCGAATGCAGAAGATAGACAGTGACTATTACCCTGAG ACActacatcaaatgtttgttgTGAATGCGGGCAGTGGGTTTAAGTTGATCTGGAATAGCGTGAAGGGCTTTCTGGACCCAAAAACTTCATCCAAGATTCAC GTTCTTGGTTCAAACTATCAGAGTAGACTTCTTGAAGTAATTGATTCCAG CGAGTTACCAGAGTTCCTTGGTGGTTCTTGCACATGTAGTGACAAGGGTGGTTGTCTTGGGTCGAACAAAGGTCCATGGAATGATCCTTTCATTTTGAAG CTGATACACAATTTGGAGGCTGGTTGTATCAGAGAAACCAAGCCAGTTTCGGATGGTGAAGAAAGAAGCAGCTCCTCTCTTCATTTGGAGCAGTTGAAG TGGCAGGGCTTGATTAGTGACATATCAAATGCTGAGTCAGGGTCTGACGTTGATGATTTTGGTTCTTTCTTCCAGAAAAGCGCTGACTATGGTTGCCTCACTCCAGTCCATGAGGAA GTAAAGGGCACAGACACTTCAACCTACTATAGCTGTGATGACCAGAATCTTCGGGATATAACTCCTGAATCCTGTAGAAGAGTGCAAACTGCTGGAATGGTGCAAAAACAACTAGCTGATAACAGGCAGCCTTCCACAAATCAGAACCCACATGACTCAG GAAATAATGTTTTTAACTTTGGTGGTGCAATTGCCCTAACGGGtttggaaaattttattaaagctGTCGTCACAACATTCATCAAGCTACTCTCCTTCTTCTGCATCTTCATCTCCAGACCAGTGAGGAGGCTTGAGAATGTCCATTCTTCAGCTATTCCTGTCCGAGCTGAAGAATGTCCACAGCCTCGTTCCATACGTGATGATGACATGACCGCATGCTTGCAACGTCTTGACAATCTCGAGTCTTTGTGTAGCCATTTAGCCAGCAGGCCACCAGAGATTCCCAAGGAGAAAGAGCACATGTTATTGAACTCTTTCGAGCGGATCAAATGCATTGAGGCTGACCTGGAGAGGACCAAAAGA GCGCTGCACGCAACGGTGGTGAAGCAGAAATCGTTGGTGGAGACTCTGGAAGCTGTACAGGAGTCATCGAGGGTTAGG AAGAGATTGTTTTGTTCATAG